One Angustibacter luteus genomic window carries:
- a CDS encoding glycosyltransferase family 4 protein encodes MGHEVAKEAVDVNQRRRRVLLVVGPVAGGIGVHVSSLARGLPAHGWDVTVLTTPASASRFDFGPDVHPIWPDHLASSPGRVLHLRSAARDDVVAADVVHAHGHQAGVVALGLTGLTGVARRPVVVSWHNASLGSGVDRRVRDLTEQWLARRADLVTGASSDLVDRATRLGARSAELAPVAAPQAGAWSGDRDAERREVAAELGLDPDLPWVLTVSRIASQKNLHVIVDAAARLAETLPHQWLVVGDGDEALAARLWGRISDTGAPVHLLGARADVPRLMAVSDVFALASAWEARALVVQEAFAAGLAVVASRAGGLTDLVHGVGVLVPPGDADALAHSVGSLLADPERRRAVAEAGRDRFALLPDEDDVLTMWARTYQNLAP; translated from the coding sequence GTGGGGCATGAGGTGGCCAAGGAGGCCGTGGACGTGAACCAGCGCCGCCGTCGGGTCCTGCTCGTGGTGGGTCCGGTGGCCGGCGGCATCGGGGTGCACGTGAGCAGCCTCGCGCGCGGCCTGCCCGCGCACGGCTGGGACGTGACGGTCCTGACCACCCCGGCGTCGGCCTCCCGCTTCGACTTCGGCCCCGACGTGCACCCGATCTGGCCGGACCACCTCGCCTCGTCCCCGGGCCGCGTGCTCCACCTGCGCTCGGCCGCCCGCGACGACGTCGTGGCCGCCGACGTCGTCCATGCGCACGGCCACCAGGCCGGGGTCGTCGCCCTCGGCCTGACCGGGCTGACCGGCGTCGCCCGGCGACCCGTCGTGGTGTCCTGGCACAACGCCAGCCTCGGCTCGGGCGTCGACCGCCGGGTCCGGGACCTGACCGAGCAGTGGCTGGCCCGACGAGCGGACCTGGTGACCGGCGCGTCCAGCGACCTCGTCGACCGGGCCACCCGGCTCGGGGCGCGATCCGCCGAGCTCGCCCCTGTCGCCGCGCCGCAGGCCGGCGCGTGGTCCGGCGACCGGGACGCCGAGCGCCGCGAGGTCGCCGCCGAGCTCGGGCTGGACCCGGACCTGCCCTGGGTGCTGACCGTCTCCCGGATCGCCAGCCAGAAGAACCTGCACGTCATCGTGGACGCCGCGGCGCGGCTCGCCGAGACGCTGCCGCACCAGTGGCTGGTCGTGGGGGACGGGGACGAGGCGCTCGCCGCCCGCCTGTGGGGACGGATCTCCGACACCGGCGCTCCCGTGCACCTGCTCGGTGCGCGGGCCGACGTGCCCCGTCTGATGGCCGTCAGCGACGTGTTCGCGCTGGCCAGCGCGTGGGAGGCGCGAGCGCTCGTCGTCCAGGAGGCCTTTGCGGCCGGGCTGGCGGTCGTGGCGTCCCGGGCGGGTGGCCTGACCGACCTGGTGCACGGCGTCGGCGTGCTGGTGCCGCCCGGTGACGCGGACGCGCTGGCGCACAGCGTCGGGTCGCTGCTGGCCGATCCCGAGCGCCGTCGTGCCGTCGCCGAGGCCGGCCGGGACCGCTTCGCGCTCCTCCCGGACGAGGACGACGTGCTCACCATGTGGGCCCGGACATACCAGAACCTGGCTCCCTGA
- a CDS encoding CTP synthase, giving the protein MAQTKHIFVTGGVASSLGKGLTASSLGLLLRSRGLRVTMQKLDPYLNVDPGTMNPFQHGEVFVTDDGAETDLDIGHYERFLDQPLSASANVTTGQIYSEVIAKERRGEYLGDTVQVIPHITNEIKRRMRAQASPDVDVIITEIGGTVGDIESLPFLESARQVRHDVGRDNVFFLHVSLVPYLAPSGELKTKPTQHSVAALRQVGIQPDALVIRSDRPVPPEMKRKISLMCDVDLEAVANAVDAPSIYDIPKVLHREGLDAYVVRRLGLAFRDVDWTDWDELLRRVHEPEHHVEIGLVGKYIDLPDAYLSVTEALRAGGFDQDAKVSLRWVPSDACATAEGAQRELAGVDAICVPGGFGVRGIEGKVGALRWAREHQVPALGLCLGLQCMVIEYARNVAGLGGASSTEFEGDSPNPVIATMEEQKAIVEGGGDLGGTMRLGAYPAKLTAGSVVADAYGTTTVSERHRHRYEVNNAYRGELEEAGLVFSGTSPDGGLVEFVELPRDVHPYYVSTQAHPEFLSRPHRAHPLFAGLVRAAVDAQRAARLVEVDRPREQVPAGT; this is encoded by the coding sequence GTGGCGCAGACGAAACATATCTTCGTAACCGGCGGCGTGGCCTCTTCCCTCGGCAAGGGCCTGACCGCATCGAGCCTCGGCCTCCTGCTTCGATCGCGCGGACTCCGCGTGACCATGCAGAAGCTCGACCCCTACCTCAACGTCGACCCCGGCACCATGAACCCGTTCCAGCACGGGGAGGTGTTCGTCACCGACGACGGCGCCGAGACCGACCTGGACATCGGGCACTACGAGCGCTTCCTCGACCAGCCGCTGTCGGCCTCCGCGAACGTGACGACCGGCCAGATCTACAGCGAGGTCATCGCCAAGGAGCGCCGCGGCGAGTACCTCGGCGACACCGTGCAGGTGATCCCGCACATCACCAACGAGATCAAGCGCCGGATGCGGGCCCAGGCCTCACCGGACGTCGACGTGATCATCACCGAGATCGGTGGCACGGTCGGCGACATCGAGTCGCTGCCGTTCCTGGAGTCCGCGCGCCAGGTGCGCCACGACGTGGGCCGGGACAACGTGTTCTTCCTGCACGTGTCGCTGGTGCCCTACCTCGCGCCGTCCGGTGAGCTGAAGACCAAGCCCACGCAGCACTCGGTGGCCGCCCTGCGCCAGGTCGGCATCCAGCCGGACGCGCTGGTGATCCGCAGCGACCGCCCGGTCCCGCCGGAGATGAAGCGCAAGATCTCGCTGATGTGCGACGTGGACCTCGAGGCGGTGGCGAACGCCGTCGACGCGCCGTCCATCTACGACATCCCGAAGGTGCTGCACCGCGAGGGGCTGGACGCGTACGTCGTGCGCCGGCTCGGCCTGGCCTTCCGGGACGTCGACTGGACGGACTGGGACGAGCTGCTGCGCCGGGTGCACGAGCCGGAGCACCACGTCGAGATCGGCCTGGTCGGCAAGTACATCGACCTGCCGGACGCCTACCTGTCGGTCACCGAGGCGTTGCGCGCCGGCGGTTTCGACCAGGACGCCAAGGTCTCGCTGCGCTGGGTGCCGTCCGACGCGTGCGCGACCGCCGAGGGCGCGCAGCGCGAGCTGGCCGGGGTGGACGCGATCTGCGTGCCCGGCGGGTTCGGTGTGCGCGGCATCGAGGGCAAGGTCGGTGCGCTGCGCTGGGCCCGTGAGCACCAGGTGCCGGCCCTCGGGCTCTGCCTGGGCCTGCAGTGCATGGTCATCGAGTACGCCCGCAACGTCGCCGGGCTCGGCGGCGCGTCGTCCACCGAGTTCGAGGGGGACAGCCCGAACCCGGTGATCGCCACGATGGAGGAGCAGAAGGCCATCGTCGAGGGCGGGGGCGACCTGGGCGGCACGATGCGGCTGGGGGCCTACCCGGCCAAGCTGACCGCCGGCAGCGTCGTCGCGGACGCCTACGGCACGACGACCGTCTCCGAGCGGCACCGGCACCGCTACGAGGTGAACAACGCCTACCGCGGCGAGCTCGAGGAGGCCGGACTGGTCTTCTCCGGCACGTCGCCCGACGGCGGGCTGGTGGAGTTCGTGGAGCTGCCCCGCGACGTCCACCCGTACTACGTCTCCACCCAGGCGCACCCGGAGTTCCTGTCCCGCCCGCACCGGGCCCACCCGCTGTTCGCCGGGCTCGTGCGTGCCGCGGTCGACGCGCAGCGCGCGGCCCGGCTCGTCGAGGTGGACCGGCCGCGCGAGCAGGTCCCGGCCGGCACGTGA
- a CDS encoding NUDIX hydrolase, which yields MSGRTPSTRLADTIGARPVSASAVVYPGKVWDVVSEDVDLGRAGTVTREIIRHPGAVGVLALDDEGRVALVHQYRHPVGMTLWELPAGLLDVEGEPPLLAAQRELAEEADLRAGRWDVLLDWVLSPGGSTEAFRCYLARDLSPVPEADRHQRDGEELDMPTEWFDLDEVHTAVLANRLNSPSLVVGVLAAHASRALGWSTVKPADSPWPEHPKLR from the coding sequence GTGAGCGGGCGGACACCGTCGACCCGGCTGGCCGACACCATCGGGGCGCGTCCGGTGTCGGCGTCCGCCGTCGTCTACCCGGGCAAGGTCTGGGACGTCGTCAGCGAGGACGTGGACCTCGGCCGGGCCGGGACGGTGACCCGGGAGATCATCCGGCACCCCGGCGCGGTCGGGGTGCTGGCCCTGGACGACGAGGGGCGGGTCGCGCTGGTGCACCAGTACCGGCACCCGGTCGGCATGACGTTGTGGGAGCTGCCGGCCGGGCTGCTGGACGTCGAGGGTGAGCCGCCGCTGCTCGCCGCCCAGCGCGAGCTGGCGGAGGAGGCCGACCTGCGCGCCGGTCGGTGGGACGTGCTGCTCGACTGGGTGCTGTCCCCGGGTGGCTCGACCGAGGCGTTCCGGTGCTACCTGGCGCGGGACCTGTCGCCGGTGCCGGAGGCCGACCGGCACCAGCGGGACGGCGAGGAGCTCGACATGCCGACCGAGTGGTTCGACCTGGACGAGGTGCACACCGCCGTCCTGGCGAACCGGCTGAACAGCCCGTCCCTGGTGGTGGGCGTCCTTGCGGCGCACGCCTCGCGGGCGCTGGGCTGGTCGACGGTGAAGCCCGCGGACTCACCCTGGCCGGAACACCCCAAGCTGCGCTGA